GCCGCCAGCGGCGCGACGCCGCAACAGGCCTTGGCCGCGCTTTCGCAAGCTCGCGCCGCCATGTCCGCCAACGGCACCCTGTCGGCCTCGAGCTCTGCGGCTCTCGGCACCGTCAGCAGCCAGGTCGCCTCGATCGGCACCTCGGGCGGCGGCGCTCCGGCCTCGGGCGGTTCGTCCGGCGGCGGCGCTCCCGTTCCCCCGCCCGCCTCTTCGGGCGGCGGCGGCGGCGGCTCGGACTACCGTCCGACCACCTAAAGACTTGCAGGGGCCTGTGGAAACACAGGCCCCCGCCACGACTACAATAAACGTTCTAAAAACTTGGGGCTCGCCTGACTTGGCGGGATAGATGATTCATGTCGATTGTTAGCAGAAGTCTGACTGTTTTGATCGCCATGGGCGCCGCCGCCCAGGCGGGCACGGCTCTCGCCCAGTCGGCGTCGTCGACCCTGGCCCAGGCCCAGGCCCAGTCCGGCGACATGTTCGCCCGCGACCGCAGCGTCGCCGTCCGCGACCGGCCCCACCCCGAGTATGAGGCCATGGGCCTGCCGATGGGCGGTTTCACCGTCTATCCGAAGCTCGACATCATCGGCGAGTACAACGACAACGTCTTCGCGACCGCCACCGGCGCCGTCGACGACGTCATCCTGCGCCTGCGCCCGGAAATCGCCGTCTCGACCGACTGGAATCGCAGCTCGATCACGGCTTACGCCCGCTCGACCATCTCGCAGTACGCCGAGTACGACTCCGAAAACACCACCGACTACGACCTGGGCGGCGCCGCGCGCCTGGACGTGTCGCGCGCCATGAACATCGTCGGCGGCGCCAGCTTCGGCCACCAGTCCGAGCCTCGCACCACGGCCAGCTCGGGCTCGCAGTCCGAAAAGCCGATCGAATACGACGTCGCCTCGGGCTACATCGCCGCCACCCGCACCTCGGGCCGCGTCAAGATGTCGGGCCGCGCCGACATCCGCGACTTCGACTATGAGGACGGCTACACCTCGGCCGGCGTCGTCGTCGACCAGGACGATCGCGACCGCACCAACACCAGCTTCACGGGCCGCGTCGACGTCGCCCTCAGCCCGGCGACCGCCCTGTTTGTCCAGGCGACCGCCAACGACCGCGACTACGACCTGCCCTCGACCCTGACGACCGCCGCCCGCGACTCCTCGGGCTACGAAATCCTGGCCGGCGCCAACTTCGAACTGGGCGCCGTGGCCCGCGGTGAAATCGCCGCCGGCTATATCGAGCAGAATTTCGACGAGAGCGTCTACAAAGACCTCAGCGGTCTGGGCGCTCGCGCCTCGCTGGAATGGTTCCCGACCCAGCTGACCACGGTCACCTTCACCGGCGCCCGCACCATTGAGGACTCGGCGATCATCGGCTCGGGCGGTTATGTCTCGACCAACCTCGCCGTCCAGGTCGATCACGAACTGCAGCGCAACGTGATCCTCAGCGGTC
The genomic region above belongs to Brevundimonas goettingensis and contains:
- a CDS encoding outer membrane beta-barrel protein, which codes for MSIVSRSLTVLIAMGAAAQAGTALAQSASSTLAQAQAQSGDMFARDRSVAVRDRPHPEYEAMGLPMGGFTVYPKLDIIGEYNDNVFATATGAVDDVILRLRPEIAVSTDWNRSSITAYARSTISQYAEYDSENTTDYDLGGAARLDVSRAMNIVGGASFGHQSEPRTTASSGSQSEKPIEYDVASGYIAATRTSGRVKMSGRADIRDFDYEDGYTSAGVVVDQDDRDRTNTSFTGRVDVALSPATALFVQATANDRDYDLPSTLTTAARDSSGYEILAGANFELGAVARGEIAAGYIEQNFDESVYKDLSGLGARASLEWFPTQLTTVTFTGARTIEDSAIIGSGGYVSTNLAVQVDHELQRNVILSGQVTYGNDDYDGIDRTDKRFGAQASATYLINRHLGASVAVSHYEQSSDGADNGVSFDMNKLMVSLVTQF